A genomic segment from Alkalilimnicola ehrlichii MLHE-1 encodes:
- the tssF gene encoding type VI secretion system baseplate subunit TssF, with the protein MTMLNRYYRDELNFLRQEGRAFAQAYPHLSRFLSEPGDDPDVERLLEGFAFLTGRMREKVEDEFPELTHSLISMLWPNYLRPVPSMTIVRFDPRWHALRAGHRLPRGTALRSQPVQGTPCRFRTSHDVTLYPLEVAGVDTARSRSRSQVTLRLAVHSDQPLADLPADPLRFYLGGDGYTARTLYLWLQHYLEGVDLEVAGERRSLPADAISPVGFERDQSLLPYPRNSFQGYRILQEYLCVPDAFRFLDLQRLSAALPHEAADEIRLVFRFSRTLPRDARLSVDHFQLHCTPAVNLFEQDADPIDLTGERAEYPILPSSRNPAHYEVYSVDAVEGWLTTGSGRFRGEPRRYVPFESFQHQLERDRGGDARYYRLRVRESVRDDGFAHDIAFVREDEVYRLAHHETVSLRLTCTNRRLPESLGVGDITDFADDSPALVTARNITRPTPALRPQLDGGLLWTLISNLALNYLSLLHTDALRSVLRAYDFRALVDRQAERASQQRLAGIRAIDTVPVDRLHHGLPVRGMRSVVTLDEAAFGDEGGLYQFGCVLARFLALYASINAFHELQVVNLRNQERYTWKWQPGQQPLM; encoded by the coding sequence ATGACCATGCTGAACCGCTACTACCGGGACGAACTCAACTTCCTTCGCCAGGAGGGCAGGGCGTTCGCTCAGGCGTATCCGCACCTCAGCCGTTTCCTCTCGGAGCCGGGGGACGACCCGGACGTGGAGCGGTTGCTGGAGGGCTTCGCCTTCCTCACCGGACGCATGCGCGAGAAGGTGGAGGATGAGTTCCCGGAGCTCACCCACTCGCTCATTAGCATGCTCTGGCCCAACTATCTGCGTCCGGTCCCGAGCATGACCATTGTCCGTTTCGATCCCCGGTGGCATGCGTTGCGTGCCGGGCACCGGCTGCCGCGCGGCACCGCGCTGCGGAGCCAGCCGGTACAGGGTACCCCCTGCCGATTCCGGACCAGTCACGACGTCACCCTGTATCCGTTGGAGGTGGCCGGTGTTGACACCGCCCGTTCACGCAGCCGGTCCCAGGTGACGTTACGGCTTGCCGTGCACAGTGATCAGCCGCTCGCGGACCTGCCGGCCGATCCGCTGCGTTTCTATCTTGGCGGTGACGGCTATACGGCGCGCACGCTCTATCTCTGGCTGCAGCATTATCTGGAGGGCGTGGATCTGGAGGTGGCCGGCGAGCGTCGCAGCCTGCCGGCGGACGCTATCAGTCCGGTCGGCTTCGAGCGTGATCAGTCCCTGCTGCCCTACCCGCGCAATAGTTTTCAAGGGTATCGCATCCTCCAGGAATACCTCTGTGTCCCGGACGCATTCCGTTTCCTTGACTTGCAGCGCTTGTCTGCCGCCCTGCCCCACGAGGCGGCCGACGAGATCCGGCTGGTGTTCCGTTTCTCACGCACCCTGCCGAGGGATGCCCGCCTGTCGGTGGACCACTTCCAGCTCCATTGCACCCCGGCGGTCAACCTCTTCGAGCAGGACGCCGACCCGATTGACCTGACCGGCGAGCGTGCCGAGTACCCGATCCTGCCCAGTAGCCGTAACCCCGCCCACTACGAGGTCTATAGTGTCGATGCGGTGGAAGGGTGGCTCACCACGGGCAGCGGCCGGTTCCGCGGCGAGCCCCGCCGTTATGTGCCCTTCGAGAGCTTCCAGCACCAGCTCGAGCGCGACCGTGGAGGGGATGCGCGCTACTACCGGCTCCGCGTACGGGAGAGCGTGCGCGACGACGGCTTCGCCCACGATATCGCCTTCGTACGGGAGGACGAGGTCTACCGGTTGGCGCACCATGAGACCGTCTCCTTGCGCCTGACCTGCACCAACCGGCGGTTGCCCGAATCCCTGGGCGTGGGTGACATCACCGACTTTGCCGACGACAGCCCCGCCCTGGTCACGGCCCGCAACATCACCCGGCCCACCCCTGCCCTCAGGCCGCAACTGGACGGCGGCCTGCTGTGGACGCTGATCTCCAATCTCGCCCTGAACTATCTCTCGCTGTTGCATACCGACGCGCTCCGTTCGGTCCTGCGGGCCTACGATTTTCGCGCGTTGGTGGACCGTCAGGCCGAGCGCGCCTCGCAGCAACGCCTGGCGGGCATACGGGCCATCGACACCGTGCCGGTGGATCGTTTGCACCACGGCCTGCCGGTGCGCGGGATGCGCTCGGTGGTAACGTTGGACGAAGCCGCCTTCGGTGACGAGGGCGGGCTCTACCAGTTCGGCTGCGTGCTGGCGCGCTTTCTGGCGCTGTACGCCAGCATCAACGCCTTTCACGAGCTGCAGGTCGTCAATCTCAGAAACCAGGAGCGCTACACATGGAAGTGGCAGCCCGGTCAGCAACCGCTGATGTGA
- the tssG gene encoding type VI secretion system baseplate subunit TssG, translated as MEVAARSATADVSPGHLATRARHYDFYQLVELLFQQWGWQPEAGSGSGPQVEGVRFRASASLGFPGTDVVALRPCPREGHILEVSFLGLHGAQSPLPGYYLEHLAHASAHGEGAAVDLLNFFHHRLLTLLHFAWRKYRHYVRYQDGARDGFSAALFALSGLADKDLRAESPINWSKLLAYAGLVAGRSRSPEVVGGILAHCFDLEEVAIVPWQARWVAVPDDQRSRCGTACMSLNRDLTIGDRVVDINGKFLIRIGRLSRRRMADFLPDGRDFAPLKAVVDFLLREPLAYDLELELMSDQVRPMRLSARDPERLGWTTFLDPRTDAMRRQRRVRLQIRG; from the coding sequence ATGGAAGTGGCAGCCCGGTCAGCAACCGCTGATGTGAGCCCGGGGCATCTCGCCACCCGCGCCCGGCACTACGATTTCTATCAGCTGGTGGAACTGCTCTTCCAGCAATGGGGCTGGCAGCCGGAAGCGGGGAGCGGAAGCGGTCCCCAGGTGGAAGGGGTGCGCTTCCGGGCCTCCGCGTCGCTGGGTTTTCCCGGCACCGACGTGGTGGCGCTGCGGCCCTGCCCGCGGGAGGGCCATATCCTCGAGGTCAGTTTTCTCGGGCTGCACGGCGCCCAGTCCCCGCTCCCTGGTTACTACCTGGAGCACTTGGCGCACGCCAGTGCTCACGGTGAGGGGGCGGCCGTTGACCTGCTGAATTTCTTCCACCACCGGTTATTGACCCTGCTCCATTTCGCCTGGCGCAAGTATCGCCACTACGTGCGTTACCAAGACGGGGCGCGCGACGGCTTCTCGGCGGCGTTGTTCGCCTTGAGCGGGCTGGCGGACAAGGACCTGCGGGCGGAAAGCCCGATCAACTGGAGCAAGCTGCTGGCGTACGCCGGCCTGGTGGCGGGGCGGTCACGCTCGCCCGAGGTGGTGGGCGGCATCCTCGCTCATTGCTTCGACCTGGAGGAGGTGGCGATCGTGCCCTGGCAGGCGCGGTGGGTGGCGGTGCCCGACGACCAGCGCAGCCGGTGCGGCACGGCCTGTATGAGCCTGAACCGCGATCTCACCATTGGCGACCGGGTGGTGGACATCAACGGCAAGTTCCTGATCCGCATTGGCCGGTTGTCCCGTCGCCGGATGGCGGATTTTCTCCCGGATGGGCGGGATTTCGCTCCGCTAAAGGCCGTGGTCGATTTCCTGTTGCGCGAGCCCCTGGCCTACGACCTGGAGTTGGAGCTGATGAGCGACCAGGTCCGGCCGATGCGTCTCTCCGCGCGGGACCCCGAGCGACTGGGCTGGACGACCTTTCTTGATCCACGAACCGATGCCATGCGCCGCCAGCGGCGCGTGCGCCTGCAGATAAGGGGGTAA
- a CDS encoding FHA domain-containing protein, whose protein sequence is MSLQAPTVTLVVINPEIMDGRAAGAHVFDTRGGCLGSDPALSDWCLPDAGGRVHGVHAALRYEQGRFILDDESGDTRINGVSRPLGRGQRVLLSEGDVLAVGNYRLRVLFGGAGDACPAADLAALAGEPEAVMTSERPPLMAERADAGSDPLAALGAPSVATHTVADPLRALDAATTFPQEERPLYGPEVPAGDQHAMMMPSRPRYGQDRPRCPQAAEAAIEAGLQAARREQEEGV, encoded by the coding sequence GTGTCCCTGCAAGCACCCACGGTGACCTTGGTGGTCATCAATCCCGAGATCATGGACGGCCGGGCCGCTGGCGCCCACGTCTTCGACACCCGGGGGGGCTGCCTGGGCAGCGACCCCGCCCTCAGTGACTGGTGCCTGCCGGATGCCGGGGGCCGTGTCCATGGGGTGCACGCTGCCCTGCGCTACGAGCAGGGGCGGTTCATCCTGGATGATGAATCCGGTGACACCCGCATCAATGGTGTCAGCCGGCCCCTGGGCCGCGGGCAGCGGGTGCTGCTCTCGGAGGGGGATGTGCTGGCGGTGGGCAACTACCGGCTTCGGGTGCTGTTCGGGGGCGCCGGCGACGCGTGCCCCGCGGCCGATCTGGCCGCCCTTGCCGGAGAACCAGAGGCGGTCATGACCAGCGAACGTCCGCCTTTGATGGCGGAGCGGGCGGACGCGGGGAGCGACCCCCTGGCGGCCCTGGGGGCCCCTTCGGTCGCCACCCACACGGTGGCCGACCCGCTGCGCGCCCTGGATGCCGCCACGACCTTCCCGCAGGAAGAGCGGCCCCTTTACGGGCCGGAGGTGCCGGCCGGCGATCAACACGCCATGATGATGCCGTCCCGGCCCAGATACGGGCAGGATCGGCCCCGTTGCCCCCAGGCGGCCGAGGCGGCCATTGAGGCCGGGTTGCAGGCCGCGCGGCGCGAGCAGGAGGAGGGGGTATGA
- the tssJ gene encoding type VI secretion system lipoprotein TssJ → MTISGCARPGRRGSVRLLALLACLVMAPGLSGCAAPLEAAGKVGRVLWDPSIPVGEPEDRPSTASLSLVADGDVNPNLVDEGTPLMFRVLQLRDDSMLMAADYGQMKDDLEEALGTNYLSHDDFTLLPGQFKVFQLKALEEDARYLGLVAYYAEPDRAQWKKVLRVESRGQDYHVLVHLRRHEAELKDES, encoded by the coding sequence ATGACCATCAGTGGGTGTGCCCGTCCTGGCCGGCGCGGGTCGGTCCGGCTGTTGGCCCTGCTGGCCTGCCTGGTCATGGCGCCGGGGCTGTCCGGGTGCGCAGCGCCGTTGGAAGCGGCCGGAAAGGTGGGCCGGGTGCTTTGGGACCCGTCGATCCCGGTGGGCGAGCCGGAGGACCGGCCGTCCACAGCGAGCCTGAGCCTGGTGGCCGATGGGGACGTGAACCCCAACCTGGTGGACGAGGGGACCCCCCTCATGTTCCGGGTCCTGCAGCTTCGGGATGACTCCATGCTAATGGCTGCCGACTATGGCCAGATGAAGGATGATCTGGAGGAGGCCCTGGGCACCAATTACCTGTCCCACGATGACTTCACCCTGCTGCCCGGCCAATTCAAGGTCTTCCAGCTGAAGGCACTGGAGGAGGATGCGCGCTACCTCGGCCTGGTGGCCTATTACGCCGAGCCGGATCGGGCGCAATGGAAGAAGGTGCTGCGCGTGGAGTCGCGCGGCCAGGACTACCACGTACTGGTGCATCTGCGCCGGCACGAAGCCGAACTCAAGGACGAGAGCTGA
- the tssK gene encoding type VI secretion system baseplate subunit TssK gives MVCRNRVVWREGAFIKPHHFQQQQRSLEGLLDLRLQAVSGYSHGFLQLELNSEFLGFGRIALTRARGIMPDGTAFDLPGDDLEPPPLAVDEAGMANQRVYLGLPLAGDGVAEVSDEDAIRDDGRYRLHRREIWDLHTSPGDVAELAVARAAPRLLLEHDDRSGYACLAVARILERRPDGSLVLDPDFIPTTLTTRVAPGLQRFIGEVAGLMQARARRIAQRLAAPQQAGVADVSDFMLLQLLNRLQPRFQHLQQHRRLHPEALYSHMLEACSELATFTDESRLPRRYPPYDHDAPDTAFRALMQGLRQALSTVLEARAVAIPLEARRHGLMLAPLSDSTLLDEAEFVVAVRADMAVETLRRQFIQQTKIAGIERIRDLVSLQLPGIPLVPLPVAPRQLPYHASHIYFQLDRRSEAWGLLTGASGFAFHLGGDFPGLDLQFWAIRS, from the coding sequence ATGGTCTGCCGTAACCGAGTCGTTTGGCGTGAAGGGGCGTTCATCAAACCGCACCACTTCCAGCAACAACAGCGCAGCCTCGAGGGGCTGCTGGACCTGCGGCTGCAGGCGGTCAGCGGCTACAGCCACGGCTTCCTGCAACTGGAACTGAACAGCGAATTCCTGGGCTTCGGCCGGATTGCGCTCACCCGGGCCCGCGGCATCATGCCGGACGGCACCGCCTTCGACCTGCCGGGCGATGACCTGGAGCCACCACCACTGGCCGTGGACGAGGCCGGCATGGCCAACCAGCGGGTCTACCTGGGGCTGCCCCTGGCCGGTGATGGCGTGGCCGAGGTCAGCGACGAGGACGCCATCAGGGATGATGGCCGCTACCGCCTGCATCGCCGGGAGATCTGGGATCTTCACACCAGTCCTGGAGATGTCGCTGAACTGGCGGTGGCCCGCGCCGCCCCGCGCCTGCTGTTGGAGCACGATGACCGCAGCGGTTATGCCTGCCTGGCAGTGGCGCGGATACTGGAGCGGCGCCCGGATGGTTCACTGGTACTCGATCCCGACTTTATCCCCACCACCCTGACCACCCGGGTGGCGCCCGGCCTGCAGCGGTTCATTGGTGAGGTGGCCGGGTTGATGCAGGCGCGAGCGCGTCGGATCGCACAGCGGCTGGCCGCTCCGCAGCAGGCCGGGGTGGCTGATGTCTCCGACTTCATGCTGCTGCAATTGCTGAACCGCCTGCAGCCCCGGTTCCAGCACCTGCAACAGCACCGGCGGCTGCACCCGGAGGCCCTCTACAGCCACATGCTGGAGGCCTGCAGCGAACTGGCGACCTTCACCGACGAGTCGCGGTTGCCCCGGCGCTATCCTCCCTACGACCACGATGCCCCCGATACCGCCTTCCGTGCGCTCATGCAGGGGCTCCGTCAGGCTCTCTCCACCGTGCTGGAGGCCCGAGCGGTGGCCATTCCCCTGGAGGCCCGCCGTCACGGGCTCATGCTCGCGCCGCTAAGCGATTCGACGCTGCTGGACGAGGCCGAGTTCGTGGTCGCCGTGCGCGCGGACATGGCGGTGGAGACGCTGCGCCGACAGTTCATCCAGCAGACGAAGATCGCCGGTATCGAACGCATCCGCGACCTGGTCAGTCTGCAACTGCCCGGCATTCCGCTCGTTCCGCTGCCGGTCGCGCCGCGCCAGCTCCCCTATCACGCGAGTCATATCTACTTCCAGCTCGACCGTCGCAGCGAGGCCTGGGGCCTGCTGACCGGTGCGAGCGGTTTCGCCTTCCACCTGGGTGGTGACTTCCCAGGGCTGGATCTCCAGTTCTGGGCAATAAGGAGTTGA
- the icmH gene encoding type IVB secretion system protein IcmH/DotU, whose amino-acid sequence MSMTAPIAGPETVPAEAPEPAGGRGTLVPEEPHTAFRLRGHSPNPLVDAASPLLGLVIRVRELEVLDDVAALYRQVVEDIGAIELELTEQGLDRPTLLAYRYVLCTFVDEAVMGTEWGQQSDWSRHSLLARFHNETWGGEKVFAILARLQQEPQRYEPLLTFIYICFSLGFQGRYRIRPDRREEYERIVRSLGEQLSSLQPSGDENLTEPERHIAPAGWRSGEGVPAWLIPALSVLVAVGLYLAISWSLDQQAAEVHAFLHQVFADMGDAS is encoded by the coding sequence ATGTCGATGACAGCGCCCATTGCGGGCCCGGAGACCGTGCCAGCGGAGGCACCCGAACCCGCGGGCGGTCGGGGTACGCTCGTACCCGAGGAGCCGCACACCGCCTTCCGCCTGCGTGGCCACAGCCCGAATCCGCTGGTGGACGCGGCCAGCCCGCTGCTGGGCCTGGTCATCCGAGTCCGCGAGCTGGAGGTGCTGGACGATGTGGCCGCGCTCTACCGGCAAGTGGTGGAGGACATCGGTGCCATCGAGCTCGAGCTCACCGAGCAGGGTCTCGACCGCCCCACGCTGCTGGCCTATCGCTACGTCTTGTGCACCTTCGTCGACGAGGCGGTGATGGGGACCGAGTGGGGCCAGCAGAGCGATTGGTCCCGGCACTCGTTGCTGGCCCGGTTTCACAACGAGACCTGGGGCGGCGAGAAGGTCTTCGCCATCCTGGCCCGGCTGCAACAGGAGCCCCAGCGCTACGAGCCACTGCTCACCTTCATCTACATCTGCTTCAGCCTGGGTTTCCAGGGGCGCTACCGCATCCGCCCCGACCGACGCGAGGAGTACGAGCGGATCGTCCGTTCATTGGGGGAGCAACTCTCTAGCCTGCAGCCGTCCGGCGACGAGAACCTGACCGAACCCGAGCGCCATATCGCGCCCGCCGGCTGGCGATCCGGCGAGGGGGTGCCGGCCTGGTTGATCCCGGCCTTGTCCGTCCTGGTCGCAGTCGGCCTGTACCTGGCCATATCCTGGTCCTTGGACCAACAGGCCGCCGAGGTCCACGCCTTCCTGCACCAGGTCTTCGCGGACATGGGTGACGCATCGTGA
- a CDS encoding sigma-54 interaction domain-containing protein, translated as MTDGDHGQALGALAGLDAALPLVESEAPAQLRRRACRLLARARGLPQVDCLALDTDGRRLSAGAGNAAYRCDDFRHPYAHVIRSGAPLQACIGTLRARMDHPDFQAGMAGLKGDWELLCRPLCDPDAPRGWLGVWALVGPREVVAALDGDPGFMALEGLLCRLWCRLLTAAKAHRQGQDLRHSLQRLGRDTRAHALSGALSRELIGSSPAMSRLRDQVIRAAGTRLAVLLQGETGTGKERVARAIHRHSAQGDGPFVAINCAAIPETLLESELFGHVRGAHSSATRDRTGLLAAADGGTLFLDEIGDMPPALQAKLLRVLESGWYRPLGGGRERRADLRLVSATHQPLTARIREGRFRADLYYRLNQFPLRLPALRERRADIPELADHFAAAYAAREGRPRASLSPTALTHLAARDFPGNLRELRNQVEYGCAMAPAGQPIGPADLPLSETRERTPVEGLPGPAFNLREVVRDYEARLIREKLRQFNGNRAKTAVSLGLPKRTLAHKCRKLQLDEDPA; from the coding sequence GTGACAGACGGGGATCACGGGCAGGCCCTCGGCGCGCTCGCAGGGCTTGACGCCGCCCTACCGCTGGTGGAGAGCGAGGCCCCCGCGCAGCTCCGCCGGCGCGCGTGCCGATTGCTTGCCCGCGCCCGGGGCCTGCCGCAGGTAGACTGCCTGGCGCTGGATACCGATGGCCGGAGGCTGTCTGCAGGTGCCGGCAATGCGGCGTATCGGTGCGACGACTTCCGCCATCCCTACGCCCACGTGATCCGCAGTGGGGCCCCCCTGCAGGCGTGCATCGGCACCCTGCGCGCCCGAATGGATCATCCCGACTTTCAGGCCGGGATGGCCGGCCTGAAAGGGGACTGGGAACTCCTCTGCCGCCCCTTGTGCGACCCGGATGCCCCGCGCGGCTGGCTGGGGGTCTGGGCGCTGGTCGGTCCGCGGGAGGTGGTGGCTGCCCTGGACGGCGATCCCGGCTTCATGGCCCTGGAAGGGCTCCTCTGCCGGTTGTGGTGCCGGTTGCTGACAGCGGCGAAGGCGCACCGCCAGGGCCAGGATCTGCGCCACTCCCTGCAACGGTTGGGGCGGGACACGCGAGCGCATGCGCTGTCCGGCGCCTTGAGCCGCGAATTGATTGGCAGCTCTCCGGCCATGTCCCGGTTGCGCGATCAGGTGATCCGCGCGGCCGGCACACGCCTGGCCGTCCTCCTGCAGGGCGAGACCGGGACCGGCAAGGAGCGTGTCGCCCGCGCGATTCACCGCCACTCGGCACAGGGCGATGGGCCCTTCGTGGCGATCAACTGTGCGGCGATCCCGGAGACGCTGCTGGAGTCCGAGCTCTTCGGCCACGTGCGCGGCGCCCACTCCAGCGCCACCCGGGATCGCACCGGTCTGCTGGCCGCGGCCGACGGCGGCACCCTGTTCCTGGACGAGATCGGCGATATGCCGCCAGCCTTGCAGGCCAAGCTGCTCCGGGTGCTGGAGAGTGGGTGGTACCGGCCGCTGGGTGGCGGACGCGAGCGGCGTGCCGACCTCCGGCTGGTGTCCGCCACCCACCAACCCTTGACGGCCCGCATCCGTGAAGGCCGGTTTCGTGCCGATCTCTATTACCGACTGAACCAGTTTCCGCTTCGTCTGCCCGCGCTGCGGGAACGCCGGGCGGACATCCCCGAACTGGCGGATCATTTCGCGGCCGCCTACGCCGCCAGAGAGGGGCGCCCCCGGGCCAGCCTGAGTCCGACGGCGCTGACACACCTGGCGGCCCGGGACTTTCCCGGGAACCTGCGGGAACTGCGCAACCAGGTGGAGTATGGCTGTGCCATGGCCCCGGCCGGTCAGCCCATCGGGCCGGCGGACCTGCCGCTGAGCGAGACCCGGGAACGGACGCCGGTGGAGGGCCTGCCGGGCCCGGCGTTCAATCTCCGGGAGGTGGTGCGTGACTACGAGGCCCGCCTCATCCGCGAAAAACTGCGCCAGTTCAACGGCAACCGGGCCAAGACGGCGGTCAGCCTGGGGCTCCCGAAGAGGACGCTGGCCCACAAGTGCCGGAAGCTGCAACTGGATGAGGACCCGGCATGA
- the vasI gene encoding type VI secretion system-associated protein VasI, translated as MSRPRLLPLLVLLPLLAMPAAQGADGESGPPAHRCAAIESRAERLACYDALFPPDAVAAGAKALAAPPLWQAAARQERRRAADDRGLAVDTTEGEGVLLTAPALGTAPPRPTLVLACHNAITHFELHLPEAGGRGRVELTLARGETRLRQTWQMRADGHVLSGGRGLPAIATLRQLLPGGTLTLRSDDAPALDGLRFQLGDLREALKPLRNQCQW; from the coding sequence ATGAGCCGCCCCCGTCTCCTGCCCCTGCTTGTGCTCCTGCCGTTGCTGGCGATGCCTGCGGCCCAGGGCGCCGATGGGGAAAGCGGCCCCCCGGCCCACCGCTGCGCCGCCATCGAGAGCCGGGCCGAGCGACTGGCCTGCTACGACGCCCTCTTCCCCCCTGACGCCGTAGCGGCCGGGGCGAAGGCCTTGGCCGCGCCCCCGCTGTGGCAGGCCGCGGCACGCCAGGAGCGACGCCGGGCGGCGGACGACCGGGGGCTGGCGGTCGATACGACGGAGGGTGAGGGTGTATTGCTCACGGCCCCGGCCCTGGGCACCGCCCCGCCACGGCCCACGCTGGTCCTTGCCTGCCACAACGCCATCACCCACTTCGAGCTCCACCTGCCCGAGGCCGGTGGCCGGGGGCGGGTGGAACTCACCCTGGCCCGGGGTGAGACCCGGCTGCGGCAGACCTGGCAGATGCGGGCAGACGGGCATGTGCTCAGCGGCGGGCGTGGCCTGCCGGCCATAGCGACCCTGCGTCAGCTGCTGCCCGGCGGCACCCTGACCCTCCGCAGCGACGATGCGCCCGCGCTGGACGGACTGCGTTTCCAGCTGGGTGACCTTCGGGAAGCCCTGAAACCGCTGAGGAACCAATGCCAATGGTAG
- the tssA gene encoding type VI secretion system protein TssA: protein MVALPHRINREPDLALVLAPLSADRVAGQPVAEDPDYAWLDEELIKVGSLQHGGIDWAGAERRAIRLLSGLGKDLRVLAHLLHCLQREGDATRFELALLLLQRCLGTWWSEAHPAPGDRGSRWRTRLFSTIVRRAAALAEGLEGAAAPTLRRCRHAVDGLRSATQDAGLSPHPLAELDQALVRVTPAPRTAPPADDPGQGEQAPRHQPPAPEKPSAGARIPELRPGNERANREALQRVADHLNDQSPDHPLGYRLRRYALWRSIDTLPPARDGQRTELAPMAADLAARYREAVQGRGDHALWARLEQSLAVSPFWLEGHRLSAEMARQLGHEPCARAIREETAHFIACLPGLVDLRFSDGSPFADEATRCWLAEEAAAGIAQNGAGEPWDRALAEARESLAEDGLAAALERLDRGLAAAGSPRASAYWRLASADLLHHAGLQALAHQQYQAVHSVVRGLALERWEPHLVKRLEAIGPR from the coding sequence ATGGTAGCGCTGCCCCACCGGATCAACCGAGAGCCGGACCTGGCCCTGGTGCTGGCGCCCCTGTCAGCGGACCGGGTCGCCGGTCAGCCGGTGGCGGAGGACCCGGATTACGCCTGGCTGGACGAGGAGCTGATAAAGGTCGGCTCCCTGCAGCACGGCGGGATCGACTGGGCGGGCGCCGAGCGCCGGGCGATCCGGTTGCTGAGCGGGCTTGGCAAGGACCTCCGGGTGCTTGCGCACCTGCTCCATTGCCTGCAGCGGGAGGGCGACGCCACGCGTTTCGAACTGGCGCTGCTGCTGTTGCAGCGTTGTCTTGGCACCTGGTGGTCCGAGGCCCACCCGGCGCCCGGGGACCGGGGGAGTCGTTGGCGTACCCGCCTGTTCAGCACCATCGTCCGGCGGGCGGCCGCCCTGGCGGAGGGACTGGAGGGCGCTGCCGCGCCGACCCTCCGTCGGTGTCGGCATGCTGTCGATGGGCTGCGATCGGCAACGCAGGATGCCGGCCTGTCTCCGCACCCCCTGGCTGAACTGGACCAGGCGCTGGTCCGCGTCACTCCGGCGCCTCGCACAGCCCCGCCGGCGGACGACCCGGGACAAGGCGAGCAGGCGCCCCGGCATCAGCCGCCCGCCCCGGAAAAGCCGTCGGCCGGCGCGCGCATTCCGGAACTGCGGCCGGGCAACGAGCGAGCCAACCGCGAGGCCCTGCAGCGCGTGGCCGATCACCTGAACGACCAGAGCCCGGACCACCCGCTGGGTTACCGGTTGCGCCGCTATGCGCTCTGGCGGTCCATCGACACGCTGCCCCCGGCCCGGGATGGTCAGCGCACCGAGCTGGCGCCTATGGCCGCGGACCTCGCGGCCCGCTACCGCGAGGCCGTTCAGGGCCGTGGGGATCACGCCCTTTGGGCCCGCCTGGAACAGAGTCTGGCGGTCAGTCCCTTCTGGCTGGAGGGCCATCGCCTGAGCGCCGAGATGGCGCGGCAGCTGGGCCATGAGCCCTGCGCCAGGGCCATCCGGGAGGAGACGGCCCATTTCATCGCCTGCCTTCCCGGTCTGGTGGACCTCCGGTTCAGTGACGGCAGCCCCTTCGCTGACGAGGCCACCCGGTGCTGGCTGGCAGAAGAGGCCGCCGCCGGGATTGCACAGAACGGGGCCGGTGAACCCTGGGACCGGGCCCTGGCCGAAGCCCGGGAAAGCCTGGCGGAGGACGGACTGGCCGCGGCATTGGAACGGCTGGATCGCGGCCTCGCGGCGGCCGGGTCCCCGAGGGCATCCGCCTACTGGCGCCTGGCCAGTGCCGATCTGTTGCACCACGCGGGCCTACAGGCCCTGGCGCACCAGCAGTACCAGGCCGTGCACAGTGTCGTACGGGGGCTGGCACTGGAGCGGTGGGAACCGCACCTGGTCAAGCGCCTGGAGGCCATCGGTCCCCGGTGA